In Macadamia integrifolia cultivar HAES 741 chromosome 12, SCU_Mint_v3, whole genome shotgun sequence, the following are encoded in one genomic region:
- the LOC122057569 gene encoding uncharacterized protein LOC122057569, with product MEGGREKSSPLSKPPKFSVYQNPTLSAALTANSLRPAKSTFLCMFFVSTASAFSLLGFVSREDGFINNLVPGHVSRTTAYLLTKAMQIVVGLVFLGAISALIRAFSLRRARNVANVLVSSPSKVAKEQRNLTERQLALLGIRPKPGANTKSPKKPPKSKPQPLTSPYHALVPLHQSVSNSNRSSEKSNTGSGSKMGAYYTSSKSPVASPSSLYLVPSSPLQGPSVQTSPSLDRQVSSPWSKQRTPTAMEITTEEMLEQFLADVDEKITESAVKLATPPATINSFGIASPSNVGNSATTSGTTRSTPLRPVRMSPGSQKFSTPPKKGEGDLPVPMSMEESIEAFQNLGVYPHIEQWRDRLRQWFSSVLLNPLLNKIETSHIQVMQAAARLGITITVNQLGTDSPNTGASTMVSPIDGSKEWQPAFTLDEDGTLHQLRATLVQAIDASMSKLPLGNLQQPQPQNSLVPVMQECVDAITEHQRLHALMKGEWVKGLLPQTSVRADYTVQRIRELAEGTCLKNYEYLGSGEVYDKVNKKWTLELPTDSHLLLYLFCAFLEHPKWMLHIDPTSYASTQSSKNPLFLGLLPPKERFPEKYVAVISSVPSVLHPGACILVVGKQSPPIFALYWEKKLQFSLQGRTALWDAILLICHRIKVAYGGVIRGMHLDSSSFSILPILESENEEGRASPI from the exons ATGGAAGGTGGACGAGAGAAGAGCTCCCCGCTTTCGAAGCCCCCGAAGTTCTCTGTGTATCAGAACCCAACTCTTTCGGCTGCCCTCACCGCCAATAGTCTCCGCCCTGCTAAATCTACCTTTCTTTGCATGTTCTTCGTCTCCACTGCGTCTGCATTCTCTCTTCTAGGCTTCGTTTCCAG GGAAGACGGCTTCATCAACAATCTGGTTCCCGGTCATGTTTCCCGCACTACAGCTT ATTTGCTTACCAAAGCAATGCAGATCGTGGTGGGGCTGGTGTTCCTGGGAGCTATTTCTGCCCTTATCAGAGCCTTTTCCTTGCGTAGAGCGAGGAATGTAGCTAACGTATtggtttcttctccttctaaagTAGCAAAGGAGCAGAGAAATCTCACAGAGCGTCAACTAGCCCTTTTGGGAATTAGGCCAAAACCAGGAGCTAACACTAAGTCTCCGAAGAAACCTCCCAAGTCTAAACCACAGCCATTAACTTCTCCTTATCATGCCCTTGTCCCGCTTCATCAGTCCGTCTCCAATTCAAACAGGTCATCTGAGAAGTCAAATACTGGCAGTGGCAGTAAGATGGGTGCGTACTACACCTCATCAAAATCCCCAGTGGCCTCGCCTTCGTCTCTGTATCTAGTACCTTCAAGTCCTTTGCAGGGACCATCTGTTCAGACGTCACCATCTTTGGACCGACAAGTTTCAAGTCCCTGGTCAAAGCAGCGAACCCCAACTGCAATGGAGATTACCACTGAAGAAATGCTTGAGCAGTTTTTGGCAGATGTAGATGAGAAAATCACGGAATCAGCAGTAAAACTGGCAACTCCTCCTGCTACCATCAATAGCTTCGGCATAGCTAGTCCTAGTAACGTTGGAAATTCGGCTACGACTTCTGGAACTACGAGAAGCACACCATTAAGACCTGTGAGGATGTCCCCAGGTTCTCAGAAGTTCAGTACTCCCCCGAAGAAAGGAGAAGGTGACCTTCCTGTGCCTATGTCAATGGAAGAGTCAATTGAAGCTTTTCAAAATTTGGGTGTCTACCCTCACATCGAGCAGTGGCGGGATCGCCTCAGACAATGGTTTTCTTCAGTTCTGCTGAATCCATTGCTTAACAAGATTGAAACCAGTCATATTCAG GTGATGCAAGCAGCTGCCAGACTTGGTATTACAATTACTGTCAATCAATTAGGAACGGATTCACCAAATACTGGAGCATCTACGATGGTATCTCCAATTGATGGCTCTAAAGAATGGCAGCCAGCATTTACGTTGGATGAAGATGGGACGCTTCATCAGCTTCGTGCTACCCTTGTACAAGCCATTGATGCTTCTATGT caAAGTTGCCTCTAGGAAATCTGCAACAGCCTCAGCCACAGAATTCCTTAGTCCCCGTTATGCAGGAGTGTGTAGATGCCATCACCGAACACCAACGGCTTCATGCTTTGATGAAAGGAGAATGGGTTAAGGGTTTACTACCACAAACCAGTGTCCGGGCAGACTACACGGTGCAAAGGATCAGAG AGCTTGCTGAAGGAACCTGCCTGAAGAACTATGAGTATCTGGGAAGTGGAGAAGTATATGACAAAGTGAATAAGAAATGGACTCTTGAGCTTCCAACTGATTCTCACTTGCTGTTGTATTTATTCTGTGCCTTTTTGGAACACCCTAAGTGGATGTTACATATTGATCCTACATCCTATGCCAGTACTCAGTCTAGCAAGAACCCATTGTTCTTGGGGCTCCTACCTCCGAAGGAAAGGTTTCCTGAGAAGTATGTGGCTGTCATATCCAGTGTTCCCTCTGTTCTTCATCCAGGAGCTTGTATACTGGTTGTTGGAAAGCAAAGCCCTCCAATATTTGCCCTATATTGGGAGAAGAAGCTGCAATTCTCACTTCAG